From Musa acuminata AAA Group cultivar baxijiao chromosome BXJ3-8, Cavendish_Baxijiao_AAA, whole genome shotgun sequence, one genomic window encodes:
- the LOC135644796 gene encoding protein GOS9-like, with product MAGEIKVGLWGGNGGSEWDMGAADRITEIKIGAVEAIDAIVITFIRNDQTETKHFGSIDFKPYVISLQEDEYLVGVEGSVDTMWGLTLVRNLTLRTNKDSYGPFGSSGGIPFSVPLVSGKIIGFFGRAGEMIEAIGVYLAPN from the exons GCGGGAGAGATCAAGGTGGGGCTGTGGGGTGGCAACGGAGGGTCTGAATGGGACATGGGGGCTGCCGACCGCATCACCGAAATCAAGATTGGCGCCGTAGAGGCCATCGACGCCATCGTGATCACCTTCATCCGTAATGATCAGACGGAGACCAAGCACTTCGGCAGCATCGATTTCAAACCCTACGTG ATTTCTCTGCAAGAGGACGAGTATCTTGTGGGCGTCGAGGGGTCTGTGGATACGATGTGGGGATTAACTCTGGTGAGGAACCTGACGCTGAGGACCAACAAGGACAGCTATGGACCTTTCGGCTCCAGTGGCGGAATACCTTTCTCCGTTCCGCTAGTCTCGGGTAAGATCATTGGCTTCTTTGGACGTGCGGGCGAAATGATTGAGGCCATCGGAGTTTACCTGGCACCGAACTAG